From Syntrophus gentianae, one genomic window encodes:
- a CDS encoding FtsB family cell division protein yields MKIGRYLTLFVFLMGLLITFGNRGLLDNYMMEKRLSSLKEENQEIMRENNRLKNTVVLLRGDLSYMETVARNELGMVKEGDRVYQFAR; encoded by the coding sequence ATGAAAATCGGTCGTTATCTTACCTTGTTTGTTTTTCTCATGGGATTGCTCATTACCTTCGGCAATCGAGGATTGCTGGACAACTATATGATGGAGAAGCGGCTTTCATCGTTGAAAGAGGAAAACCAGGAAATCATGCGTGAAAATAATAGATTGAAAAATACGGTTGTTTTGCTGAGGGGAGACCTCTCTTATATGGAAACCGTAGCGAGAAACGAGTTGGGCATGGTCAAAGAGGGCGACAGAGTCTATCAGTTTGCCAGGTGA
- a CDS encoding DUF2845 domain-containing protein — MQVFSTTNDKFFSILKSIFVISLPFLWMCVSLESGFSGEIARHGSETFRCENDLVSLGDGMADVMLRCGEPTYRHATGVRGKARTSTRKSAKSSKGISNDESHSRKRTQTAQRTEYKEQVTETWYYNRGPNDFVYSLSFEGGILTKIVQGKRGK; from the coding sequence ATGCAAGTGTTTTCAACAACCAATGATAAATTCTTCAGCATCCTGAAAAGTATTTTTGTGATTTCCCTGCCCTTTTTATGGATGTGCGTATCCCTTGAATCGGGATTCTCAGGCGAGATTGCCAGGCACGGATCTGAAACGTTCAGGTGTGAAAATGACCTTGTATCCCTGGGAGACGGTATGGCGGATGTGATGTTACGCTGCGGAGAACCCACCTACCGTCATGCGACTGGAGTCAGAGGGAAAGCGAGGACAAGCACTCGGAAAAGCGCAAAGAGTTCAAAAGGGATTTCGAATGACGAGAGTCATTCAAGAAAAAGGACACAAACGGCCCAAAGGACTGAGTACAAAGAACAGGTGACGGAAACCTGGTATTACAATAGAGGCCCCAATGATTTCGTTTACAGTCTTTCCTTTGAGGGCGGTATTTTGACGAAAATCGTTCAAGGCAAACGGGGCAAGTAA
- a CDS encoding PilN domain-containing protein — translation MIRINLLPYREKQKQAGLKKQILIFGGSFLVLLLVLGGIQLFLSLSISSLKEEIKEREETLVRLDKIVGEVEVFKKDKNLLEKKLSVINRLEENRLAPVRYLDQLNSSVPMGDAWLDRITFKESELQLEGVARNNIVLSRFMRNLEGIGFISAVELVSSTQKDYSGMKLYQFVLNCKIKKQGT, via the coding sequence ATGATTAGAATCAATCTTCTTCCCTATCGAGAGAAACAAAAGCAGGCCGGTCTTAAAAAGCAGATTCTTATTTTTGGCGGCTCATTCCTTGTCCTTCTTCTTGTTCTTGGCGGTATTCAGTTGTTTCTATCCCTGAGCATCAGCAGTCTCAAAGAAGAGATCAAAGAAAGAGAAGAGACCCTGGTCAGGCTGGATAAAATCGTCGGAGAAGTTGAGGTATTTAAGAAAGACAAAAATTTACTGGAAAAGAAACTGTCTGTTATCAACCGCCTGGAGGAAAATCGTTTGGCTCCGGTTCGTTATCTGGACCAGCTGAATTCCTCCGTTCCAATGGGGGATGCCTGGCTCGACCGCATAACCTTCAAAGAGTCCGAATTGCAGTTGGAAGGTGTTGCCCGGAATAATATCGTTCTGTCCCGCTTCATGAGAAACCTGGAAGGCATAGGCTTTATTTCGGCCGTTGAACTGGTTTCTTCCACGCAGAAAGATTATTCGGGAATGAAGCTCTATCAGTTTGTCTTGAACTGCAAGATCAAAAAACAAGGAACCTGA
- a CDS encoding tetratricopeptide repeat protein has product MDRASFLSEAQTLLDQGAYESALRAAKQWLDQNPGDIDALIIQCHACMRLGKLEEATSLVEDVEMVVLGLSRVFACMGDICFKGGLNQEAVKFYRRFMVLNPDSDLSRDVCGKLRILEEEQGGVIQEFRAVKAPEPPIATSLQTLTMVDLYIRQGHLDAAEALLKQMLIKAPDDSVIQEKLRDVLASKSALEKKAIQIRQREKVIQRLNRWLISLQRRRRYAF; this is encoded by the coding sequence ATGGATAGAGCATCTTTTCTTTCCGAAGCCCAAACCCTGCTGGATCAAGGCGCTTATGAAAGTGCCTTGCGGGCGGCGAAACAATGGCTTGACCAAAATCCCGGAGACATTGACGCACTCATTATTCAATGCCATGCCTGTATGAGGTTGGGGAAGCTTGAAGAAGCCACCTCTTTGGTTGAGGATGTAGAGATGGTGGTATTGGGGCTTTCACGCGTCTTTGCCTGCATGGGGGATATCTGTTTCAAGGGTGGGTTAAACCAGGAAGCGGTTAAATTTTATCGCCGGTTCATGGTGCTGAACCCCGATTCTGATCTTTCCCGGGATGTATGCGGTAAATTACGGATTCTTGAGGAAGAACAAGGGGGGGTGATCCAGGAATTCCGGGCCGTTAAGGCTCCTGAACCTCCCATAGCGACCAGCCTGCAAACCTTGACCATGGTTGACCTGTATATCCGGCAGGGGCACCTGGATGCGGCGGAAGCTCTTCTGAAACAGATGTTGATAAAAGCCCCTGATGATTCAGTCATTCAGGAAAAGCTGAGGGATGTTCTGGCCTCAAAGAGCGCTTTAGAAAAAAAGGCCATTCAAATTCGGCAGCGGGAGAAAGTGATTCAAAGGCTGAACCGCTGGTTGATTTCTCTCCAGAGAAGAAGACGTTATGCCTTTTGA
- a CDS encoding secretin and TonB N-terminal domain-containing protein — MKIIRQLCGIVLWVSVLWIFPGYVAVENAAAETPVTANDVAGKKAADIGNLENITLDRVKGKERVTFIATKISSFKVEEEPGNSVLLKLENLHVPEILLRPFYDDSMINIQQVVAEQKTIKEVPWVYATVNLEKEVPYSVRQEGQNVVLDFNVATLGDTETFSMLKKVAQGKPASPAPENLKKREAAVDQEKGKNATKSEPGAVRYSGQKISLDFQDADMRAVLRLLAETGGVSIVAGPDVKGSVSIHMRDVPWDQALETILDIYGMAKKEMGNVISVMTLDKKKKDEEVRKQAEKDQIEAELTRKARETQLMSEKGKLRQISIEAKIVEASDEFVRNLGVTWGGAFNARIGNYSSQTAWGTNTSSTEGQTNPVSYSYPNGIGYSGSQAAVNLPGALAGTPTLGFVIGGANAVLEAQIAALETTSSGKIISTPKVTTMDGVKATIKQGEEIPYMTYESSGGSSYPKVSFKDALLKLEVTPTITPDGRISMLINATNDRGDYSRASELNGNVPIVKNEVDSKVVVENGTTVVIGGVSKTTDDRAMSGVPWLNKIPVLGWLFKSESIDKTRKQLLIFVTPKIIHDKDTASVANASVFNNQ; from the coding sequence ATGAAGATAATCAGGCAACTATGCGGAATTGTTTTATGGGTGAGTGTTCTGTGGATTTTTCCAGGGTACGTTGCGGTAGAGAATGCTGCAGCGGAAACGCCTGTAACGGCGAATGACGTTGCCGGTAAAAAGGCGGCGGATATCGGCAACCTGGAAAACATCACCCTGGATCGGGTAAAAGGCAAAGAAAGGGTTACCTTTATCGCCACAAAGATCTCCTCTTTCAAGGTGGAAGAAGAACCGGGGAATTCCGTTCTGCTGAAACTGGAAAATCTGCACGTGCCGGAAATCCTTCTCAGGCCTTTTTATGATGATTCAATGATCAATATCCAGCAGGTCGTCGCGGAGCAGAAGACGATCAAGGAAGTTCCCTGGGTTTATGCGACCGTTAATCTGGAAAAGGAAGTTCCTTATAGTGTCCGCCAGGAGGGACAGAACGTCGTTCTGGATTTCAATGTGGCAACCTTGGGCGACACCGAAACCTTTTCTATGTTGAAGAAAGTGGCTCAGGGAAAACCTGCTTCCCCGGCGCCCGAAAATCTGAAGAAGAGAGAAGCGGCGGTCGATCAGGAAAAGGGGAAGAATGCAACCAAAAGCGAACCCGGGGCCGTCAGGTATTCGGGGCAGAAAATTTCCCTTGATTTTCAGGATGCCGACATGCGTGCGGTTCTTCGCCTTCTGGCGGAAACGGGCGGGGTCAGCATTGTTGCCGGACCGGATGTCAAGGGTTCCGTCAGCATTCACATGAGGGATGTCCCTTGGGATCAGGCCCTTGAAACCATCTTGGACATCTATGGCATGGCTAAGAAGGAAATGGGCAACGTGATCAGTGTCATGACCCTGGACAAGAAAAAGAAGGATGAAGAGGTCCGTAAACAGGCCGAAAAGGACCAGATCGAAGCGGAGTTGACCCGCAAAGCTCGGGAAACACAGCTCATGTCTGAAAAAGGCAAACTTCGGCAAATTTCGATCGAGGCAAAAATTGTTGAGGCAAGTGATGAATTTGTCAGGAACCTTGGGGTTACGTGGGGAGGAGCCTTTAATGCCCGGATAGGAAATTATTCTTCCCAGACGGCATGGGGTACCAATACCAGTTCGACAGAGGGGCAAACAAATCCGGTCTCTTACTCATATCCCAATGGAATAGGCTACAGCGGATCGCAGGCAGCCGTTAATCTGCCGGGGGCGCTTGCCGGTACGCCGACTCTGGGTTTTGTGATTGGTGGGGCAAATGCCGTATTAGAGGCGCAGATCGCCGCCCTGGAAACCACAAGTTCGGGGAAAATAATCTCCACACCCAAAGTGACCACGATGGATGGTGTAAAGGCAACCATCAAACAGGGTGAAGAGATTCCCTATATGACCTATGAGTCGTCGGGAGGCTCTTCCTACCCGAAAGTCAGTTTCAAGGACGCTCTGCTTAAGCTTGAGGTGACTCCGACCATCACGCCTGACGGCAGGATTTCCATGTTGATCAATGCCACCAACGATCGGGGGGATTATTCAAGGGCTTCAGAATTGAATGGAAATGTCCCCATCGTGAAAAATGAAGTGGATTCCAAAGTGGTCGTAGAGAATGGAACGACCGTGGTCATTGGCGGTGTTTCAAAGACGACCGATGACAGGGCGATGAGCGGGGTGCCATGGCTTAACAAGATTCCCGTCCTGGGATGGCTTTTCAAATCAGAAAGTATCGATAAGACAAGAAAACAGCTTTTGATCTTTGTGACTCCCAAGATTATACACGATAAAGATACCGCTTCAGTGGCGAATGCAAGTGTTTTCAACAACCAATGA
- a CDS encoding type 4a pilus biogenesis protein PilO: MAISLDDIKKLSPQRKALLAGVVLVLVGYLYWSFFLSSSLETRGNLKTKSAELSQKVDEKQHIASQKQKYIKDIALLKQKFELAMAKLPEKKDMPFLLYEIALAGKNAGVDSILFEPVVEQPADAKAGDKKQGAAKGNEPKPAENKPADKPSGGKAAEPEKFYKEIPVKVGVVGRFHNVVLFFEKMAVMPRIVNIEGFVMEESKDAKGKGRILNTACVIKTYMFSEKKDEQAKKKI; the protein is encoded by the coding sequence ATGGCTATTTCGCTGGATGATATCAAGAAACTCTCCCCGCAGAGAAAAGCGCTTCTGGCAGGGGTTGTCTTAGTGTTGGTCGGTTATCTGTACTGGTCTTTTTTCCTTTCTTCTTCGCTGGAAACACGGGGAAATCTGAAGACGAAGTCTGCAGAGCTTTCACAAAAGGTGGATGAGAAACAGCACATTGCCAGTCAGAAGCAGAAATACATCAAGGATATTGCTCTTCTGAAGCAAAAGTTCGAGCTGGCGATGGCCAAGCTTCCGGAAAAAAAGGATATGCCCTTCCTGCTTTACGAGATCGCTTTGGCAGGGAAAAATGCCGGAGTGGACTCTATACTTTTTGAACCCGTTGTTGAACAGCCCGCCGATGCGAAGGCTGGTGATAAAAAACAAGGGGCGGCAAAGGGGAATGAGCCCAAACCGGCTGAAAATAAGCCGGCCGATAAGCCCTCCGGTGGCAAGGCTGCTGAACCAGAAAAATTCTATAAGGAAATCCCAGTGAAAGTGGGGGTTGTCGGTCGTTTTCATAATGTGGTGCTCTTTTTTGAGAAGATGGCCGTCATGCCGCGGATTGTGAATATTGAAGGTTTTGTCATGGAGGAGTCCAAGGATGCTAAAGGAAAGGGCCGCATCCTGAATACGGCCTGTGTGATAAAGACCTACATGTTTTCGGAAAAAAAAGATGAACAAGCGAAAAAGAAGATTTAA
- a CDS encoding M24 family metallopeptidase encodes MPFERTAYQTRLSRLCSSSFFQGEIQALILFDLNNIRYLTGFSGSDGVLVIRPPTAILLVDGRYVTQAQEEAQDTDLYHYQDKVDGIEAVLEPKDGDRIGFEASAVSYEFYQKLADRLREERLKPLSEELNNLRAVKDDDEVSCIRRAAELAGGVLEAVARTIRPGISERDLALEIDFGAKRAGAERMAFETIVASGANAALPHAKPGRKILEYGDLIVVDYGVVSEGYCSDETCTFCLGSADDRKREIYARVKESHDQALEAIRPGVPCSRIDQIARSCLAKYGLDGYFTHGTGHGVGLEVHEAPRISRNSDTILVEGMVVTIEPGVYLPGQWGIRIEDTVLVHENGADILTKMPKDFIIL; translated from the coding sequence ATGCCTTTTGAACGGACGGCTTATCAAACCCGATTGTCTCGACTGTGCTCTTCAAGCTTCTTTCAAGGTGAAATTCAAGCCCTTATCCTTTTTGATCTGAATAATATCCGCTATTTGACCGGATTTTCCGGAAGCGACGGGGTCTTGGTTATTCGACCGCCAACCGCCATATTGCTTGTGGATGGGCGATATGTGACACAGGCTCAGGAAGAAGCGCAAGACACGGATCTTTATCACTATCAGGACAAGGTGGACGGTATTGAAGCTGTTCTTGAACCGAAGGATGGGGACAGGATCGGTTTTGAAGCCTCTGCGGTCAGTTATGAGTTCTATCAGAAGTTGGCGGATCGACTTCGAGAAGAAAGATTGAAACCCCTGTCGGAAGAGTTGAATAATCTTCGAGCGGTTAAGGATGATGATGAAGTTTCCTGCATTCGCCGTGCCGCGGAACTGGCCGGAGGGGTGCTGGAAGCCGTAGCTCGAACGATCCGTCCGGGTATTTCGGAGAGGGACCTTGCCCTGGAGATTGATTTCGGGGCGAAGAGGGCCGGAGCGGAAAGAATGGCCTTTGAAACAATTGTGGCCTCAGGAGCAAATGCCGCGTTGCCCCATGCAAAACCCGGTCGGAAAATTCTGGAATATGGCGATCTGATTGTTGTAGACTATGGCGTCGTCAGTGAAGGATATTGTTCTGATGAAACCTGCACCTTCTGCCTGGGATCTGCGGATGACAGGAAACGGGAAATATATGCCAGAGTGAAGGAATCTCATGATCAGGCCTTGGAAGCGATTCGACCCGGTGTGCCCTGCAGCCGGATCGATCAGATTGCAAGAAGCTGTTTAGCAAAATATGGCCTGGATGGCTATTTTACTCATGGGACGGGTCACGGCGTTGGATTGGAGGTTCATGAGGCGCCGAGGATATCAAGGAATTCGGACACCATTCTCGTCGAAGGCATGGTTGTGACCATCGAACCAGGGGTTTATCTCCCCGGCCAGTGGGGAATTCGGATTGAGGATACCGTCCTGGTGCACGAGAACGGAGCGGACATACTGACAAAAATGCCAAAGGATTTCATTATCCTATAA
- a CDS encoding homocysteine biosynthesis protein encodes MKRHKVHKTYQEINERIKQGKAVVITAEEMIDVVERHGDVEAARRIDVVTTGTFSPMCSSGAFLNFGHTSPKIRASKVWLNDVPAYGGIAAVDCYLGATEVVEGDPLNSVYPGEFNYGGGHVIQDLVSGNLIRLRAEGYGTDCYPSRKFEKNITLNDLRDAFLFNPRNAYQNYNCAVNMSDKTIYTYMGMLRPRMANANYATSGQLSPLFNDPYYRTIGIGTRIFLGGAQGYVAWPGTQHNPNVLRGKNGVPKEGAGTIATIGNLKEMSPEWLAGASFLGYGVSLYVGIGIPIPILDEEMARYTAVKDEDLYAQIYDYGMDYPKGMAKSLGEVSYKDLRSGSIELNGRKISTAPLSSYYKAREICEHLKEEIERGDFLLGEPQQLLPAGD; translated from the coding sequence ATGAAGAGGCATAAGGTCCACAAGACTTATCAGGAAATTAACGAAAGGATCAAGCAGGGAAAGGCTGTCGTCATAACCGCTGAAGAGATGATCGATGTTGTGGAGCGGCATGGCGATGTTGAAGCGGCCAGAAGAATTGACGTCGTGACGACGGGTACCTTCAGTCCCATGTGTTCCTCGGGGGCCTTTCTCAATTTTGGACATACCTCGCCAAAAATTCGTGCTTCCAAAGTATGGCTTAATGACGTTCCGGCCTACGGAGGGATTGCGGCCGTCGATTGTTATCTCGGCGCCACGGAAGTTGTGGAAGGCGATCCGCTGAACAGTGTTTATCCCGGCGAATTCAATTACGGCGGAGGGCATGTCATTCAGGATCTCGTTTCCGGGAACCTGATTCGGCTTCGGGCGGAGGGGTACGGCACGGATTGTTATCCCTCTCGAAAGTTCGAAAAAAACATCACGTTGAATGATCTCCGTGACGCCTTTTTGTTTAATCCTCGGAATGCCTATCAGAATTATAACTGCGCCGTCAACATGTCGGACAAGACCATTTACACCTACATGGGAATGCTCCGCCCCCGGATGGCAAATGCGAATTATGCCACATCGGGACAGCTCAGTCCTCTCTTTAATGATCCATACTACAGGACCATCGGAATCGGAACGCGAATCTTTCTCGGGGGCGCCCAGGGCTATGTTGCCTGGCCGGGGACCCAGCACAATCCCAATGTCCTTCGAGGAAAGAACGGTGTGCCCAAGGAAGGCGCCGGAACAATTGCCACAATCGGCAACCTGAAGGAGATGAGTCCCGAATGGCTGGCGGGGGCGAGTTTCCTGGGTTATGGGGTTTCTCTATATGTCGGAATCGGTATTCCGATCCCGATCCTCGATGAAGAAATGGCCCGTTATACAGCGGTCAAAGATGAGGATCTTTATGCCCAGATTTATGATTACGGCATGGATTACCCCAAGGGTATGGCTAAAAGTCTTGGCGAAGTCAGCTATAAGGATCTGCGTAGCGGGAGCATCGAACTCAACGGCAGGAAGATTTCAACGGCTCCTCTCTCCAGCTACTATAAAGCCCGGGAGATCTGTGAACATCTCAAAGAAGAAATCGAACGGGGTGATTTCCTCCTGGGGGAGCCACAACAGCTTCTGCCGGCCGGGGATTAA
- the pilM gene encoding type IV pilus assembly protein PilM, with translation MLDFKSLFSSSIFSSGLFSNSKHLAGLDIGSSSLKLAEIVESPKGGYLLNRFSQLPLPRGIIVDGIINDPSLLTAKLKELFKTSGNLRKGIVTSLSGHSVIIKKVGFPTMEEEEMRDMIREDAAQYLPFDNMDEVNFDFQIIGENEYNSNQLDVLLVAAKKDIIDSYTDALQAAGLEVVIMDVDSFALETVYEENYDFDEDDIVALVNIGASITNINVVRNDASIFTRDFTLGGNTITESLSERLGVSFDEAERIKIEGPEGSGLDANEFALTLMEYAEPICAEIERSIEFFRSTFGGDYIKNVLLSGGGAKLPGIAQDLHQRLGVDTEVFNPFQKIAINNKNVDASLVEQIGPALAVSMGLALRRVEDK, from the coding sequence ATGCTGGATTTTAAGAGTTTATTTTCGAGCAGTATCTTTTCGAGCGGCTTGTTTTCAAACAGTAAGCATCTCGCAGGGCTTGACATCGGTTCCAGTTCGTTGAAGCTTGCAGAGATCGTGGAATCCCCTAAGGGAGGCTATCTTCTAAACCGTTTTTCGCAATTACCCCTTCCCAGGGGCATCATCGTTGACGGCATCATCAATGATCCATCCCTGCTGACGGCAAAGCTCAAAGAACTTTTTAAAACATCGGGCAATCTCCGGAAGGGGATTGTCACCTCTCTTTCCGGTCATTCCGTTATTATCAAAAAAGTCGGCTTTCCGACGATGGAAGAAGAAGAAATGCGCGATATGATTCGTGAAGATGCCGCGCAATATCTGCCCTTTGATAATATGGACGAGGTGAACTTCGATTTTCAGATTATTGGAGAAAATGAATACAATTCCAATCAGTTGGATGTTCTACTTGTTGCTGCGAAAAAGGATATTATCGATAGCTATACGGATGCACTTCAGGCGGCGGGATTGGAGGTTGTCATCATGGATGTGGATTCCTTTGCACTGGAAACCGTCTATGAGGAAAATTATGATTTTGATGAAGACGATATTGTTGCCCTCGTCAACATTGGCGCGTCTATCACCAATATCAACGTCGTCAGAAATGACGCTTCCATTTTTACCCGGGATTTTACGCTGGGCGGAAATACCATAACGGAATCCCTATCGGAAAGACTTGGCGTTTCCTTTGACGAGGCGGAACGAATAAAAATAGAAGGTCCTGAAGGAAGCGGGTTGGATGCGAATGAATTTGCGCTGACCCTTATGGAGTATGCCGAACCCATCTGCGCGGAAATTGAGCGGTCCATCGAATTCTTCCGCTCGACCTTCGGCGGGGATTACATCAAGAATGTCCTGCTCTCGGGAGGTGGCGCTAAATTGCCGGGCATCGCTCAAGATCTGCACCAAAGGCTTGGTGTTGATACGGAAGTTTTCAACCCCTTTCAAAAAATTGCCATCAACAACAAAAATGTCGACGCTTCTCTGGTCGAGCAGATTGGGCCGGCTTTGGCGGTGAGCATGGGTTTGGCCTTGCGTCGGGTGGAGGATAAATGA
- a CDS encoding pilus assembly protein PilP: MNKRKRRFKRSLEFFGAILVTVSFVFLIGTTQGWGASSTSAPEFSSGDAGKTETLPIGYGSNRLGRPDPFVPFVEKDLAQKKLKAMKKVRPLSIFPLQRAGVNEFRLVGIAGSEQGRTAVVTNARGNYFPLTVGTVIGLNGGTVTDILEDSVIVEERAVTGKGQYKTRRIPLKLQKAN; the protein is encoded by the coding sequence ATGAACAAGCGAAAAAGAAGATTTAAGAGAAGCCTTGAATTTTTTGGCGCAATTCTGGTCACCGTTTCCTTCGTTTTTCTGATCGGAACAACTCAGGGATGGGGCGCGTCTTCAACCTCAGCGCCCGAGTTCAGTTCAGGTGACGCGGGGAAAACGGAAACTCTTCCGATCGGCTACGGTTCCAATCGCCTTGGAAGGCCCGATCCTTTTGTGCCCTTTGTGGAAAAGGATCTAGCTCAAAAAAAACTGAAGGCTATGAAAAAAGTCAGGCCTCTATCCATCTTCCCGTTGCAGAGAGCAGGGGTGAATGAATTCAGATTGGTTGGAATTGCAGGGAGCGAACAAGGCCGAACAGCGGTTGTGACCAATGCGCGCGGCAATTATTTCCCGTTGACTGTAGGGACCGTCATCGGTCTTAATGGGGGGACGGTTACCGATATTCTTGAAGATAGTGTAATCGTTGAGGAGAGGGCGGTGACAGGAAAAGGACAATATAAAACGAGGCGCATTCCCTTGAAACTTCAAAAGGCGAATTGA
- the gcvH gene encoding glycine cleavage system protein GcvH, with protein sequence MKLFPDDLLYSREHIWVAVDGNMATLGITEYALEKLGDVDEVDLPKVDVFVERDEPFGTIESSNDVFELVSPLSGEIVNVNEDIIDDVTILNSDPYDAGWIVVIEMKDSDELDDLLEIRDYQDYIAQEEE encoded by the coding sequence ATGAAATTATTTCCGGATGATCTTCTTTATAGTCGTGAACACATTTGGGTAGCTGTTGACGGTAATATGGCTACGCTGGGCATTACGGAGTATGCCCTGGAAAAGCTCGGGGACGTGGATGAGGTAGATTTACCCAAAGTGGACGTATTTGTTGAGAGAGACGAACCTTTCGGGACGATTGAGTCATCGAATGACGTGTTTGAACTGGTGTCGCCTCTGTCGGGAGAAATCGTCAACGTCAATGAAGATATCATCGATGACGTGACGATCTTGAACAGTGATCCCTACGATGCAGGGTGGATTGTGGTGATTGAGATGAAAGATTCGGATGAGCTGGACGATCTTTTGGAGATCAGGGATTATCAGGATTACATCGCTCAGGAAGAGGAATGA
- the dut gene encoding dUTP diphosphatase — MKEIRVPVQTLPHFSGLSLPRYMTEGAAGMDIYAAVTGDVMIGPGERALIPTGLVIALPEGFEAQIRPRSGLALKHGVTLVNSPGTIDADFRGEIGVLLINHGKEPFLISRGSRIAQMVVTPVCRAAWFESRVLESTIRGDGGFGHSGIS, encoded by the coding sequence ATGAAGGAGATCCGGGTTCCCGTTCAAACGTTGCCCCACTTTTCGGGGCTTTCCCTGCCGCGGTATATGACCGAAGGGGCAGCGGGAATGGATATCTATGCAGCAGTAACGGGAGATGTGATGATCGGCCCGGGGGAGAGGGCTCTTATTCCTACAGGTCTGGTCATCGCATTGCCGGAGGGATTCGAAGCCCAGATCCGACCCCGCAGTGGTCTGGCCTTAAAGCACGGCGTTACACTGGTCAATTCTCCCGGTACCATCGATGCTGACTTCCGGGGGGAAATCGGCGTCCTGCTGATTAACCATGGCAAAGAACCTTTTTTGATTTCCAGGGGGAGCCGTATCGCTCAGATGGTCGTTACCCCTGTCTGCCGGGCAGCGTGGTTTGAATCCCGCGTTCTGGAATCCACAATCCGGGGAGACGGGGGCTTTGGTCATTCCGGGATATCCTGA